From one Nitrospira sp. MA-1 genomic stretch:
- the nuoI gene encoding NADH-quinone oxidoreductase subunit NuoI produces MKLKEWVKTLLFYEIALGMKATLSHLLRYKPITLQYPHEKKQLPSNYRGMLALLRYDDGTEKCVGCDLCEAACPSRVIRVVSAEVPGEPTKRYSKEYYMDMTRCLFCGLCVKACPVDALGMTQEYEWAVYDKRQLQLNKQQLLAIGDRNYPIREKRLEFQHPNVAYFNVGFKDIPQKE; encoded by the coding sequence ATGAAACTCAAGGAGTGGGTTAAAACGCTTTTGTTTTATGAGATTGCGTTAGGGATGAAGGCAACCTTATCCCATTTACTCCGTTATAAGCCCATCACCTTACAATACCCGCACGAGAAGAAGCAGTTGCCGTCCAACTATCGCGGCATGTTGGCGTTACTGCGTTACGATGATGGCACGGAAAAGTGCGTGGGCTGCGATTTATGTGAGGCGGCTTGTCCCTCCCGTGTCATCCGGGTGGTGAGTGCCGAGGTGCCGGGGGAACCGACTAAGCGGTATTCCAAGGAATATTACATGGACATGACCCGATGTTTGTTTTGCGGGTTGTGTGTGAAGGCATGTCCGGTTGATGCCTTGGGAATGACACAGGAGTATGAATGGGCGGTCTATGATAAGCGGCAGCTTCAATTAAATAAGCAACAACTCCTGGCAATTGGTGATCGAAATTATCCGATTCGGGAAAAGCGCCTGGAATTTCAGCATCCCAATGTGGCCTATTTTAACGTAGGGTTTAAGGACATTCCTCAAAAAGAATAG
- a CDS encoding NADH-quinone oxidoreductase subunit N gives MMLPLADIVLILPEMLVVGMACLILVLDPITPAHKKEFLAWMSLGILVVCSVVTASGFGQRVMAFSDLVVVDSYAVFWKMLLYLVSGLTILLSMGYLKEEKIQLAEYYAFVLLALTGMMVMVSGADLLTIYLGIELMSITLYIMAGFKRFELRSIESSAKYFVLGAFSSGILLYGISIIFGVTGSTRLVEIAAVVNGRGIDDPLVFIALMLLIVGFGFKVAAVPFHMWTPDVYEGAPTSVTAFMAVASKAASFAAFLRVLLEAFGGIKPDWNLLILGICIITVALGNLVAIVQTNVKRMLAYSSIAHAGYALIGVVVAGWSGTESAVSAQGVSSLMLYLAIYSFMTIGAFSMVAILRKGGLEGEEIEDFTGLAKRHKGGAFLMLVFMVSLAGIPPTAGFIGKLYLFMAAVNAGLAWLAIIGLIFAAISAFFYLRIVMVMYMREPSSEQELHTRLVLSPQVSFVLACAVAGVVLLGIFPGPLVSVADLSSLPIK, from the coding sequence ATGATGCTTCCTCTCGCCGATATTGTCCTTATTCTTCCTGAAATGCTCGTTGTGGGCATGGCATGTTTGATTCTCGTTCTTGATCCCATTACCCCTGCACACAAAAAAGAATTCCTGGCGTGGATGAGTCTCGGCATTCTCGTAGTATGCAGCGTGGTGACGGCGAGCGGTTTTGGCCAGCGAGTGATGGCGTTTAGTGATTTAGTGGTCGTGGATTCGTATGCCGTATTTTGGAAAATGTTGCTGTATCTCGTGAGTGGTCTGACCATTTTATTGTCCATGGGGTATCTAAAAGAGGAAAAGATCCAACTCGCGGAATACTATGCCTTTGTCCTATTGGCATTGACCGGCATGATGGTGATGGTATCGGGGGCTGATTTGCTCACGATCTATCTTGGAATCGAACTGATGTCGATTACCCTCTATATCATGGCCGGATTCAAGCGTTTTGAACTCAGGTCAATCGAGTCCTCTGCCAAATATTTTGTGTTGGGGGCCTTCTCCTCCGGGATTTTGCTCTATGGGATTTCAATTATATTCGGAGTCACGGGAAGTACGAGGCTGGTGGAAATTGCGGCCGTGGTCAATGGGCGGGGGATTGATGATCCGTTAGTGTTTATTGCGCTCATGCTGTTGATCGTGGGATTCGGGTTTAAAGTTGCGGCGGTGCCCTTTCATATGTGGACGCCCGATGTGTACGAAGGAGCCCCAACTTCGGTGACGGCCTTTATGGCGGTGGCTTCCAAGGCTGCCAGCTTTGCCGCATTCCTTCGAGTGCTCCTGGAAGCTTTCGGTGGAATTAAACCAGATTGGAATCTGTTGATCCTGGGCATTTGTATCATCACCGTGGCTCTTGGCAATCTTGTGGCTATTGTGCAGACCAACGTGAAACGGATGCTGGCCTATTCCAGTATTGCCCATGCGGGGTATGCCTTGATCGGGGTCGTCGTCGCCGGGTGGAGCGGTACGGAGTCGGCAGTTTCGGCTCAAGGCGTGTCGAGCTTGATGCTATATTTGGCGATCTATTCGTTTATGACGATAGGGGCATTTTCCATGGTGGCTATATTGCGGAAAGGCGGCCTCGAAGGTGAAGAAATAGAAGATTTCACTGGATTGGCCAAGCGACATAAGGGTGGTGCATTTCTCATGTTGGTATTTATGGTGTCGTTGGCGGGTATTCCTCCCACGGCCGGGTTTATTGGGAAATTGTATCTCTTTATGGCTGCCGTCAATGCGGGGTTGGCATGGCTGGCGATCATTGGTCTGATCTTTGCGGCCATTTCGGCTTTTTTCTATTTGCGGATTGTCATGGTCATGTATATGCGTGAGCCATCCTCCGAACAAGAATTACATACCCGACTTGTTCTTTCTCCCCAGGTATCGTTTGTGTTGGCCTGCGCAGTTGCCGGCGTGGTGTTACTCGGAATCTTTCCAGGTCCGCTGGTCTCGGTTGCAGACCTTTCCTCGCTCCCCATTAAATAA
- a CDS encoding ankyrin repeat domain-containing protein yields MRQSRGLIIVKYVGIIIGILLSYAFASEWNSPPPQPDLIQAIQDRDVTLTHRLIDQGSDVNQRTPQGATPLHFAARSGQFTIAQLLLQNGADPGAIYQSEWTPLHFAAKGGHVDIANLLLQHGALIEGLKGNITPLHIAVQEHHRRMASYLLAQGATVQTSFKEGWTALHVAAQAGDTDMTRLLLDSGAPIDATNTIGLTPLHSAVLSGQRELTHYLLSRGATCSLPSQPLQSSSSANFSRLYAALQEVLHHCPNHLAS; encoded by the coding sequence ATGCGCCAATCACGTGGACTGATCATCGTCAAATATGTGGGGATTATCATTGGAATTCTTCTGTCCTATGCATTTGCTTCAGAGTGGAATAGCCCTCCCCCGCAACCTGACCTTATTCAAGCCATCCAAGACCGGGACGTGACCTTAACACACCGGTTAATAGACCAAGGATCGGATGTGAATCAGCGCACGCCACAAGGAGCCACACCTCTCCATTTCGCGGCAAGGTCCGGACAATTTACGATTGCCCAACTCCTGTTACAAAACGGGGCAGACCCCGGGGCTATTTATCAATCCGAATGGACCCCACTGCATTTCGCCGCGAAAGGGGGTCATGTGGATATCGCCAACCTTCTCCTTCAACACGGTGCCCTTATTGAAGGCCTTAAAGGGAATATCACACCCCTCCACATCGCCGTCCAGGAACACCACCGACGCATGGCGTCATATCTCCTCGCTCAAGGCGCCACCGTTCAAACGTCTTTCAAAGAAGGCTGGACTGCGCTGCACGTCGCAGCCCAGGCCGGAGATACCGACATGACTCGCCTACTTCTGGATTCCGGGGCCCCTATCGATGCCACCAATACCATTGGCCTGACGCCGCTCCATTCTGCCGTCCTCTCCGGACAACGGGAGCTGACCCACTATCTGTTGTCTCGTGGAGCCACCTGCTCTCTTCCCTCACAACCACTCCAAAGTTCCTCGTCTGCCAATTTCAGTCGACTGTATGCGGCTCTTCAGGAAGTCCTCCACCACTGCCCTAACCATCTGGCCTCCTAA
- the nuoK gene encoding NADH-quinone oxidoreductase subunit NuoK — MDVPVSYYLVLSGIVFSIGLVGVLIRRNIIIILLSIELMLNATNINFVAFSSYLGNLSGQVFVFFALTVAAAEVAVGLAIIIALYRHSTSTNIDNFRLLKW, encoded by the coding sequence ATGGACGTTCCGGTGAGTTACTATCTTGTGCTGAGCGGGATTGTGTTCTCAATCGGATTGGTAGGAGTGCTGATCCGACGCAATATCATCATCATTTTATTATCCATTGAGTTGATGTTGAATGCCACGAACATTAATTTTGTGGCTTTCTCTTCCTATTTGGGTAATCTTTCAGGTCAGGTGTTCGTGTTTTTTGCACTTACCGTGGCTGCTGCGGAAGTTGCGGTAGGGCTGGCGATTATCATCGCGCTCTATCGGCATTCGACCAGTACTAATATTGACAACTTCCGGTTGTTGAAATGGTAA
- the nuoL gene encoding NADH-quinone oxidoreductase subunit L, whose protein sequence is MLYALIPFLPLLAFVILGLFGHWIKDRSHWVAVPAVLGSFLLSIMALVDVAGGQTLHIPLYTWADSGNLHIAIGLFVDQLTVAMLLLVTIVSSLVHVYTIGYMHGEPGYARFFSNIALFTFSMLMLVMSDNFLQLFVFWEAVGLCSYLLIGHWYERESARAAATKAFLVNRVGDFGFMLGILLVFVTFGSLHYQEVFPQLEQKAGDLVNLLGSVGGHWEISVMTLICLFLFIGAVGKSAQVPLHVWLPDAMEGPTPISALIHAATMVTAGVFMVARFAPLFNLSPVAMDVVAVVGGVTMFIGATIALTQTDIKRVVAYSTLSQLGYMMMACGLGGYIAGMYHLLTHGAFKALLFLGCGAVIIALHHEQNMKNMGGLKDKLPVTYWTFLIGALALSGFPFTAGFFSKDELLLAAWMSGDLGKVLAALGLLTALMTAFYTFRLVFVTFWGESRVDPQHAKHVHEPSKTMTIPLMILAVLSILAGYIGIPEFLAPAFPGAEGGGGHHEGSAAMGMMVTATAMGLLGIAGAYWVYVKSPGFPDRLANQWQSLYQLSLNKWFVDEAYDRTVVMPTLNLADRLWKRVDIAVIDGAVNGVARAVAWGGWVTRRLQSGQAQNYALAMTVGAVVILGAMIFY, encoded by the coding sequence ATGCTCTACGCCTTAATTCCTTTCCTCCCACTCCTGGCCTTTGTCATCCTCGGGCTATTCGGTCACTGGATCAAAGACCGAAGCCATTGGGTGGCCGTTCCTGCCGTCCTGGGATCGTTCCTACTTTCCATCATGGCGCTTGTCGATGTGGCCGGTGGTCAAACGCTTCACATCCCTCTCTATACCTGGGCGGATTCCGGAAATCTGCATATTGCCATAGGGTTATTTGTCGATCAGCTCACCGTCGCGATGTTGTTACTTGTCACCATTGTGAGTTCCCTGGTCCATGTCTATACGATTGGTTACATGCATGGAGAGCCGGGCTACGCCAGATTTTTTAGCAATATCGCGCTCTTTACCTTTTCCATGTTGATGCTGGTGATGTCCGATAATTTCCTTCAGCTTTTTGTCTTTTGGGAGGCGGTGGGTCTGTGCTCCTACTTGTTAATCGGCCATTGGTATGAGCGTGAGTCAGCCAGAGCCGCGGCCACTAAGGCCTTTCTGGTGAATCGGGTCGGGGATTTTGGATTCATGTTGGGTATTCTGCTGGTCTTTGTCACCTTCGGCAGTCTGCATTATCAGGAGGTGTTTCCTCAGTTGGAGCAAAAGGCTGGTGATTTGGTCAATCTTCTTGGTTCAGTCGGAGGTCATTGGGAAATATCAGTGATGACCTTGATCTGCCTCTTTCTCTTTATCGGGGCAGTCGGAAAATCTGCTCAAGTGCCTCTGCATGTGTGGTTGCCTGATGCGATGGAGGGTCCCACTCCGATTTCAGCGCTCATTCATGCGGCGACGATGGTGACGGCAGGGGTGTTTATGGTTGCCAGATTTGCTCCGTTATTTAACCTTTCTCCCGTGGCCATGGATGTGGTGGCAGTGGTCGGTGGAGTCACGATGTTTATTGGAGCGACGATCGCGTTGACGCAAACCGATATCAAACGGGTTGTGGCGTATTCCACGCTCAGCCAACTTGGGTACATGATGATGGCCTGTGGGCTGGGTGGCTATATTGCCGGAATGTATCATCTTCTGACCCACGGGGCGTTTAAGGCCTTGTTATTCCTCGGATGTGGGGCCGTGATCATTGCTCTTCATCATGAGCAAAATATGAAAAATATGGGTGGACTCAAAGATAAGCTCCCTGTGACGTATTGGACCTTTCTCATTGGGGCCTTGGCCCTGTCCGGTTTTCCCTTCACTGCGGGATTTTTCAGTAAAGACGAATTACTCCTGGCGGCATGGATGTCCGGCGACCTGGGGAAAGTCCTGGCCGCCTTAGGATTACTGACCGCGCTCATGACGGCCTTTTACACTTTCCGATTGGTCTTTGTGACATTTTGGGGGGAATCGCGAGTGGATCCCCAGCATGCCAAGCATGTGCATGAACCCTCAAAAACCATGACGATTCCTCTTATGATTCTTGCCGTTCTGAGTATTCTCGCGGGATACATAGGAATTCCAGAGTTTTTGGCCCCCGCGTTTCCCGGTGCTGAGGGTGGTGGAGGTCATCATGAAGGATCTGCGGCCATGGGCATGATGGTGACGGCCACCGCAATGGGTCTGCTGGGGATTGCCGGCGCCTATTGGGTCTACGTGAAGTCGCCGGGTTTTCCGGACCGATTGGCCAATCAGTGGCAATCGCTGTATCAGTTGTCTTTGAATAAATGGTTTGTGGATGAAGCCTATGACCGGACCGTGGTGATGCCAACATTGAATCTCGCGGACCGGTTGTGGAAAAGAGTGGATATTGCGGTGATTGATGGTGCAGTCAATGGAGTCGCGCGAGCCGTGGCCTGGGGAGGATGGGTGACGCGAAGACTTCAAAGCGGACAAGCACAGAATTATGCGCTGGCCATGACGGTCGGCGCTGTGGTCATTTTAGGTGCGATGATCTTTTATTAG
- a CDS encoding NADH-quinone oxidoreductase subunit J, which translates to MGTIVFFYFASVIVATAALVVALRSPVYCALALLVMFFHVAGLFVTLHAEFLAVIQILVYAGAILVLYLFVVMLLNLKAEVRFHHQLTVGLFLGCMLFAEAVLLVVKGETSLGANLPAPGEPTHLTQGNTESIGELLYSTYLFPFEIASLILLVAMVGAVILTKKGILEAKS; encoded by the coding sequence ATGGGAACGATAGTTTTTTTCTATTTTGCCAGTGTGATTGTGGCGACGGCCGCTTTGGTGGTGGCCTTGAGAAGCCCGGTATATTGTGCGCTGGCGCTCCTGGTCATGTTCTTTCACGTCGCGGGCCTCTTTGTCACATTGCACGCGGAATTCCTGGCGGTAATTCAAATCCTGGTGTATGCGGGTGCCATTCTGGTGCTCTATCTTTTTGTGGTTATGTTGCTCAATTTGAAGGCGGAAGTACGCTTTCACCACCAATTGACCGTAGGCCTCTTTCTGGGATGCATGTTGTTTGCGGAAGCGGTTCTGCTGGTGGTTAAGGGCGAAACCTCATTGGGTGCGAACCTTCCTGCTCCGGGAGAGCCTACCCATTTAACCCAGGGCAATACGGAATCGATCGGTGAGTTGCTGTATTCCACGTATCTGTTTCCATTTGAAATCGCGTCTCTTATTCTCTTGGTGGCGATGGTGGGTGCGGTCATCCTCACCAAAAAGGGGATCTTGGAGGCGAAGAGTTAA
- a CDS encoding NADH-quinone oxidoreductase subunit M, translating to MVIPTGGIPWLTIVLILPLLGVVAVLLAQEALSRTIALTASILTLVVSLPLWFAFDNASAGMQFVEKHLWINSPAIHYSLGVDGISMPLVLLTTFLTPLCILVSWTSVQTRMKEFLISLLVMETATIGVFAALDFVLFYVFWETMLIPMYLLIGVWGGPNRVYAAIKFFLYTLAGSILLLVAILVLFFEGGRTFDILALTHASYAPGLQSLLFWAFFAAFAVKVPMFPFHTWLPDAHVEAPTAGSIILASVLLKMGTYGFLRFSLPMLPDASVAYTPVIMTLSVIAIIYGAYMALAQSDLKKLIAYSSVSHMGFVTLGIFALNAQGIEGAVLQMINHGITTGALFMCVGIIYERTHSRQITDNGGLANAMPKYATFFVIFALSSVGLPGMNSFVGEFLVLLGTFAWSKLTGTLAALGIILAAVYILYLVQRMIYGPASPKMLPKLTDLNVREFAMLVPLVVLVFWIGLYPKPLLDVMHASVARVISSQSTSVLVQQGGDGPGHTLVMTADPSGHPLIMNGEVAP from the coding sequence ATGGTCATTCCCACAGGGGGGATCCCCTGGCTCACGATTGTGCTTATTCTCCCGCTGCTCGGAGTGGTCGCGGTCTTGCTGGCTCAGGAAGCCCTTTCACGCACTATTGCGTTGACGGCGTCCATCCTGACATTGGTGGTCTCCCTGCCTCTGTGGTTCGCGTTCGACAATGCCAGTGCCGGCATGCAATTCGTGGAAAAGCATCTATGGATCAATTCTCCCGCGATCCATTATTCTCTGGGTGTGGATGGGATCAGCATGCCACTTGTCCTGCTCACGACCTTTCTCACTCCCCTCTGTATTCTGGTCTCCTGGACGTCGGTTCAAACCAGAATGAAAGAATTCCTGATCAGTTTATTGGTGATGGAGACGGCGACGATCGGCGTGTTTGCGGCCTTGGATTTTGTGCTGTTTTATGTGTTTTGGGAGACGATGCTGATTCCCATGTATCTTTTGATTGGGGTCTGGGGTGGGCCGAATCGTGTCTATGCGGCGATCAAGTTTTTCCTGTATACCCTGGCCGGCAGTATCCTGCTGCTAGTAGCGATTTTAGTGCTGTTTTTTGAAGGTGGGCGAACTTTTGATATTTTGGCCCTCACGCATGCGTCCTATGCCCCCGGGTTGCAATCCCTGCTCTTCTGGGCCTTTTTTGCCGCCTTTGCGGTGAAAGTGCCCATGTTTCCCTTTCATACCTGGCTTCCGGATGCTCATGTTGAAGCGCCCACTGCAGGGAGCATCATTCTCGCGAGTGTCCTGCTCAAGATGGGGACGTATGGGTTTTTACGATTTTCATTGCCCATGTTGCCTGATGCCTCGGTTGCCTATACCCCCGTTATCATGACCCTCTCGGTTATTGCCATTATTTATGGGGCCTATATGGCATTAGCGCAATCCGACCTCAAGAAACTTATTGCCTATTCCAGTGTCAGTCACATGGGATTTGTCACCTTGGGAATTTTTGCGTTAAATGCCCAGGGAATTGAAGGCGCGGTTCTTCAGATGATCAACCACGGGATTACGACCGGTGCCCTCTTTATGTGTGTGGGCATCATTTACGAACGGACACATAGCCGGCAAATTACGGATAATGGCGGGTTGGCGAACGCCATGCCTAAATACGCGACATTTTTTGTGATTTTTGCGTTGTCTTCCGTTGGTCTTCCAGGCATGAACAGTTTTGTCGGAGAGTTTTTAGTCCTACTTGGCACCTTTGCCTGGAGCAAGCTCACAGGGACTCTGGCCGCGTTGGGAATTATTTTGGCTGCCGTCTATATTTTGTATTTGGTGCAACGGATGATCTATGGGCCGGCCTCTCCGAAGATGCTCCCAAAATTAACAGATTTAAATGTTCGCGAATTTGCCATGCTGGTTCCGTTGGTGGTGCTGGTGTTTTGGATTGGGCTCTATCCAAAACCGTTGCTGGATGTGATGCATGCAAGCGTGGCGCGGGTCATTTCGTCTCAATCCACCTCGGTCCTGGTTCAGCAGGGAGGGGATGGCCCAGGTCATACCCTTGTGATGACGGCCGATCCATCCGGGCACCCTCTTATCATGAATGGTGAGGTCGCACCATGA
- a CDS encoding EamA family transporter has translation MSWMSLALLAALGESLKDLLSKQGLRSVSPQLAALAACATPIPLLLGMLLFTDSIPPLGPQYIPALLLGGTLNILAMFQFMRALQSSDLSLAIPFVSLTPLFLLLTSPLLVGEMPTTQDIAGIACIVAGAYVLHIQSVHRGLLGPLVAIFQQPGPRRMLAVAFIYSLTSNFDKIGVQNSSPLFWSLSLTSVMTLGFILGLRFLPRPNHGMPHSRTVGILILIGLFQGIGLLLHNTALNLGPVPSVIAVKRSSMLFAVIWGILFLRERYVGQRLVGAVLMMIGVGVLGLGQAA, from the coding sequence ATGAGCTGGATGTCTCTTGCCCTGTTGGCTGCGCTCGGAGAATCCCTGAAAGACCTATTGAGTAAGCAGGGACTACGATCCGTCTCACCTCAACTGGCCGCCTTAGCTGCTTGTGCCACTCCCATTCCATTGTTACTCGGTATGTTGCTGTTCACGGATTCAATTCCTCCACTGGGTCCTCAATATATTCCCGCCCTCCTGTTGGGCGGGACCTTGAATATCCTGGCCATGTTCCAATTCATGAGGGCCTTACAAAGCTCCGATCTTTCCTTGGCCATTCCCTTCGTTTCCTTAACCCCCCTTTTTTTATTACTCACCTCACCTCTCCTGGTGGGAGAGATGCCAACGACCCAGGATATTGCGGGCATTGCCTGTATTGTGGCTGGAGCATATGTCCTACACATTCAGTCGGTGCACCGAGGTTTATTGGGTCCTTTGGTCGCCATCTTCCAACAACCGGGCCCCAGACGCATGCTGGCGGTGGCCTTCATCTATAGTCTCACATCCAACTTCGACAAGATCGGCGTACAAAATTCCTCTCCTCTCTTTTGGAGTCTTTCCCTTACCAGTGTGATGACATTGGGATTTATATTAGGACTCCGTTTCCTGCCACGACCTAACCATGGCATGCCTCATTCGCGCACCGTCGGAATCCTTATACTCATCGGCCTGTTTCAAGGCATCGGTCTTCTCCTCCATAATACCGCGCTCAACCTTGGTCCTGTTCCCTCCGTGATCGCCGTCAAGCGCTCCAGCATGCTCTTTGCGGTGATATGGGGCATTCTCTTTTTGAGGGAAAGATATGTTGGGCAGCGGTTGGTCGGTGCTGTGCTGATGATGATCGGGGTGGGAGTATTAGGATTGGGACAAGCCGCGTAA